From a single Streptomyces sp. NBC_00377 genomic region:
- a CDS encoding ArsR/SmtB family transcription factor: MISFVLDVEDLADTRFAVSPLHETVVSLRVLQDPGLSALHLPWRRSVLGRLGVLDTGLLMSLVATRRTLPDFLTPRPTSFAPAFEEELAVVRRTSPRTVRRDLLATHAPDPLPEALRDATAAADAAVIALRDALCELLRHYWEIAIQPIWAQIRLLLEADMTYRARQLAVGGARLLFADMHPNLRWQDGVLHIEKMISSYRVAASGRGLLLLPSVFAHKPAPPVSPEEPPALSYPSRGVATLWTPAPAPDATALVALLGAPRARLLALLDEPLPTVEIARRFRITPSAVSQHLRVLHATGLLTRARDGRQVLYRRSPLGDQLAGQHHPHPLASP, from the coding sequence ATGATCAGCTTTGTGCTCGACGTCGAGGATCTCGCGGACACCAGGTTCGCCGTTTCTCCCCTGCACGAGACCGTCGTCAGCCTACGGGTTCTGCAGGATCCGGGCCTGTCCGCGCTGCACCTGCCTTGGCGCAGATCCGTTCTCGGCCGACTCGGAGTCCTCGACACCGGCCTGTTGATGTCCCTGGTCGCGACCAGGCGCACCCTCCCTGACTTCCTGACCCCGCGGCCCACCAGCTTCGCCCCGGCGTTCGAAGAAGAACTGGCCGTCGTCCGCCGGACCTCTCCCCGGACGGTGCGCCGCGATCTGCTGGCCACGCACGCGCCGGACCCGCTTCCCGAAGCCCTGCGCGACGCCACTGCCGCCGCCGACGCGGCTGTCATCGCACTTCGCGATGCCCTCTGCGAACTCCTGCGACACTACTGGGAGATCGCCATCCAGCCGATCTGGGCGCAGATCCGACTGTTGCTGGAAGCCGACATGACCTACCGCGCACGGCAACTGGCCGTGGGAGGCGCCCGCCTGCTGTTCGCGGACATGCACCCCAACCTGCGTTGGCAGGACGGCGTCCTGCACATCGAAAAAATGATCAGCAGCTACCGCGTCGCGGCGTCCGGTCGGGGCCTGCTGCTCCTGCCCTCGGTGTTCGCTCACAAGCCCGCACCCCCGGTCAGTCCGGAGGAGCCGCCGGCGCTGTCCTATCCAAGCCGTGGAGTAGCGACGCTGTGGACCCCGGCGCCCGCCCCTGACGCCACTGCCCTGGTGGCGCTGCTCGGCGCCCCCAGGGCGAGACTGCTCGCCCTCCTCGATGAGCCACTGCCCACGGTCGAGATCGCTCGTCGCTTCAGGATCACCCCGAGTGCCGTGTCCCAGCACCTGCGTGTGCTGCACGCCACGGGCCTTCTGACCCGGGCTCGCGACGGACGGCAGGTTCTGTACCGGCGTAGCCCTCTTGGCGACCAGTTGGCCGGGCAGCATCACCCCCACCCGCTCGCGTCCCCTTGA
- a CDS encoding restriction endonuclease: protein MTRRPPARRRPARRPSRRRQQQQAPFVGLCVSAAVVLWLVAKAVGWLLAHWWLLLGVAVVAVLAGIGWWQQRAQRVQWERAQERALRYGLSQLDALAHRQFEYAIRDLMRRDGCADAVQVGGQGDLGADVKATDPLGRRWVIQCKHRRHGERGAAVGTPELQVLNGTGRPVHKADVVVMITNGRITQPGQAFARQQRLHLVDRTLLGAWASGARPLWELLPALPPPRRPSARP, encoded by the coding sequence ATGACCCGGCGCCCGCCGGCTCGGCGGCGCCCTGCACGGCGTCCCAGCCGGCGCCGCCAACAACAGCAGGCACCGTTCGTCGGCCTGTGCGTGAGCGCAGCCGTCGTGCTCTGGCTGGTGGCGAAGGCAGTCGGCTGGCTCCTCGCCCACTGGTGGCTGCTGCTCGGCGTGGCCGTCGTCGCCGTGCTCGCAGGCATCGGGTGGTGGCAGCAGCGGGCTCAGCGTGTGCAGTGGGAGCGGGCGCAGGAGCGCGCCCTGCGCTACGGACTGTCGCAGCTGGACGCACTGGCCCACCGGCAGTTCGAGTACGCGATCCGGGATCTGATGCGCCGGGACGGCTGCGCCGACGCCGTTCAGGTCGGCGGACAGGGCGACCTGGGAGCGGACGTGAAGGCGACCGACCCGCTGGGACGCCGCTGGGTGATCCAGTGCAAGCACCGTCGTCACGGCGAGCGCGGCGCAGCCGTGGGCACACCGGAACTGCAGGTACTGAACGGCACCGGACGCCCGGTCCACAAGGCCGACGTGGTGGTGATGATCACCAACGGCAGGATCACCCAGCCCGGCCAGGCCTTCGCCAGGCAGCAGCGCCTGCACCTCGTCGACCGCACACTGCTCGGAGCCTGGGCGTCCGGGGCTCGGCCGCTGTGGGAGCTCCTGCCTGCATTGCCTCCGCCCCGCAGGCCGTCCGCACGGCCCTGA
- a CDS encoding metallophosphoesterase, whose protein sequence is MTDTSETRPAEGEAQAARESRLHRLMRYIPLIAPVLLWAVPCWFLLHAGQHWPLPVTLAGSALFALGLVGMPLAMVRGHGRRQQDRAAIVGDTLLGTSWVLFTWSVLLGVLLRAALAMTGVGESQDRARIVTWSVLGVAAALLGWGYAEARRVPRVRRLDVQLPRLGAGLDGLRVVLITDTHYGPLDRARWSARVCETVNSLEADLVCHTGDIADGTAQRRRDQAVPLGTVRATRARVYVTGNHEYYSEAQGWVDLMDELGWEPLRNRHVLLERGGDTLVVAGVDDVTAESSGLEGHRAHLAGALNGADPDLPVLLLAHQPKFVDRAATAGIDLQLSGHTHGGQIWPFHHLVRLDQPALAGLSHHGARTLLYTSRGTGFWGPPFRVFAPSEITLLVLRSPHRPTSP, encoded by the coding sequence GTGACCGACACCAGCGAGACCCGGCCAGCCGAGGGTGAAGCGCAAGCAGCGCGGGAGAGCCGACTGCATCGTCTGATGCGTTACATCCCCTTGATCGCCCCCGTCCTGCTGTGGGCCGTGCCCTGCTGGTTCCTCCTGCACGCCGGGCAGCACTGGCCGCTGCCCGTCACACTGGCCGGTTCCGCCTTGTTCGCCCTCGGCCTCGTCGGTATGCCGCTCGCGATGGTGCGCGGCCACGGCCGGCGCCAGCAGGACCGGGCCGCGATCGTCGGTGACACCCTGCTGGGCACGAGCTGGGTGCTGTTCACCTGGTCCGTGCTGCTCGGCGTTCTCTTGCGCGCCGCCCTGGCCATGACCGGCGTCGGCGAGAGTCAGGACCGCGCCCGAATCGTCACCTGGTCCGTCCTCGGCGTGGCCGCCGCGCTGCTGGGCTGGGGGTACGCGGAGGCCCGCCGCGTGCCACGCGTGCGCCGACTCGACGTGCAACTCCCCCGGCTGGGTGCCGGCTTGGACGGCCTACGGGTCGTTCTCATCACCGACACCCACTACGGACCGCTCGATCGCGCCCGCTGGTCGGCACGCGTGTGCGAGACGGTGAACTCTCTGGAAGCCGACCTGGTGTGCCACACCGGCGACATCGCGGACGGCACAGCCCAGCGCCGCCGCGACCAGGCCGTCCCACTGGGCACCGTGCGAGCGACTCGGGCGCGGGTGTACGTCACCGGCAACCACGAGTACTACAGCGAGGCCCAGGGCTGGGTCGACCTGATGGACGAGCTGGGCTGGGAGCCGCTGCGCAACCGCCATGTGCTGCTCGAACGCGGAGGCGACACCCTCGTGGTCGCCGGCGTGGACGACGTCACCGCCGAGTCCTCCGGTCTGGAGGGGCACCGGGCCCACCTCGCCGGTGCTTTGAACGGCGCCGACCCCGACCTTCCCGTCCTGCTCCTGGCCCACCAGCCCAAGTTCGTCGACCGGGCGGCGACCGCCGGTATCGACCTCCAGCTCTCGGGCCACACCCACGGCGGCCAGATCTGGCCCTTCCACCACCTCGTCCGCCTCGACCAGCCCGCCCTCGCCGGTCTCAGCCACCACGGCGCCCGCACCCTCCTCTACACCAGCCGTGGCACCGGCTTCTGGGGTCCGCCGTTCCGCGTCTTCGCCCCCAGCGAGATCACCCTGCTCGTGCTCCGCTCCCCGCACAGGCCCACCTCCCCGTAG
- a CDS encoding 4-oxalocrotonate tautomerase family protein translates to MPFAHFKVPAGTITAEDKRKIVERTTDLYAEIYGERARPSTVVLIDEVADGGWGFGGTVLTAAMLNGDV, encoded by the coding sequence ATGCCTTTCGCCCACTTCAAGGTTCCCGCCGGCACCATCACCGCCGAGGACAAGAGGAAGATCGTCGAGCGGACCACCGACCTGTATGCGGAGATCTACGGCGAGCGGGCCCGCCCCAGCACCGTCGTGCTGATCGACGAAGTCGCCGACGGGGGTTGGGGTTTCGGCGGCACCGTCCTCACCGCCGCCATGCTCAACGGCGACGTCTGA
- a CDS encoding helix-turn-helix transcriptional regulator, whose protein sequence is MGSAKHTELGAFLRSRRARIRPADVGFVHGPRRRVPGLRRDEVAQLAGASVDYYNELERGAGSQPSEQMLAALARALRLSADERDYLYRLAGRPVPTHGGPASHVHPGMLDLLNRLTSTPAQVITDLHVTLVQNPPAVALLGDHSGFRGARASFVYRWFTDPGARQLYPEADHEQQSRAFVADLRAAAARRDAKDTEAALMISSLLDSSRRFAALWADHEVALRREDRKRLLHPTLGLIEVNCLSLFSEDGRQRLLWFTPAVGTDSAGLLDLLAVLGTQNVTGAVG, encoded by the coding sequence ATGGGTTCTGCGAAACACACCGAGTTGGGCGCCTTCCTGCGTTCGCGGCGCGCCCGCATCCGGCCGGCCGATGTGGGATTCGTCCACGGACCGCGGCGCCGGGTGCCCGGGCTCCGCCGCGACGAGGTCGCCCAGCTCGCCGGAGCCTCGGTGGACTACTACAACGAACTCGAGCGCGGTGCCGGATCCCAGCCCTCGGAGCAGATGCTGGCCGCGCTGGCCAGGGCACTGCGCCTGAGCGCGGACGAACGCGACTACCTCTACCGCCTGGCCGGCCGTCCGGTCCCCACGCACGGCGGACCGGCCTCGCACGTCCACCCCGGCATGCTCGACCTGCTCAACCGTCTGACCTCGACCCCCGCACAGGTCATCACCGACCTGCACGTCACCCTCGTACAGAACCCGCCCGCGGTGGCGCTGCTCGGGGATCACTCCGGGTTCCGGGGCGCGCGGGCCAGCTTCGTCTACCGGTGGTTCACCGACCCCGGAGCGCGGCAGCTGTATCCAGAGGCTGACCATGAGCAGCAGTCGCGGGCCTTCGTCGCCGACCTGCGGGCGGCCGCCGCCAGACGGGACGCCAAGGACACCGAGGCCGCCTTGATGATCAGCTCACTGCTCGACAGCTCCCGGCGGTTCGCCGCCCTGTGGGCCGACCACGAAGTGGCCCTGCGCCGCGAGGACCGCAAGCGCCTCCTCCACCCCACGCTGGGTCTGATCGAGGTCAACTGCCTGAGCCTGTTCAGTGAGGACGGCCGGCAGCGGCTCCTGTGGTTCACCCCGGCGGTCGGCACCGACAGCGCCGGCCTCCTCGACCTGCTCGCCGTCCTGGGCACCCAGAACGTCACCGGAGCTGTCGGCTGA
- a CDS encoding HD domain-containing protein: protein MSATVDPPLLPLPDRVAELVSEMACPPRLAAHLRAVHDAAHQLIDWIERHCPALHFDREAVLFGAATHDIGKSVHVSELSGPGAAHEEAGRTLLLGRGVSPELARFAATHASWREPGIGLEDLLVSLADKIWKNKRVPDLEDLIVARLAEATGGAAWEEFIALDEVLSHIGDTADERLAFQASFPIHS, encoded by the coding sequence ATGAGTGCCACCGTCGACCCGCCTCTGCTCCCGCTGCCGGATCGCGTCGCGGAGCTTGTGTCCGAGATGGCGTGCCCACCTCGGCTGGCGGCCCACCTGCGGGCCGTCCACGATGCCGCACACCAGCTGATCGACTGGATCGAGAGGCACTGTCCCGCCTTGCACTTCGACCGCGAGGCGGTGCTCTTCGGGGCCGCGACACACGACATCGGGAAGTCGGTGCACGTTTCCGAGCTTTCCGGGCCCGGCGCGGCACACGAGGAGGCTGGGCGGACTCTTCTGCTCGGCCGCGGCGTCAGCCCGGAGCTCGCCCGCTTCGCCGCGACACACGCATCCTGGAGGGAGCCAGGTATCGGTCTGGAAGACCTCCTGGTGAGCCTCGCCGACAAGATCTGGAAGAACAAGCGCGTTCCGGACCTGGAGGATCTCATCGTGGCTCGGCTTGCCGAGGCCACCGGCGGGGCGGCATGGGAGGAGTTCATCGCGCTCGACGAAGTCCTCTCCCACATCGGCGACACGGCCGACGAGCGCCTGGCGTTCCAGGCATCTTTCCCGATCCACAGCTGA
- a CDS encoding RidA family protein, translating into MAITLVNPSGLPEIDVYRQVSIATGSKLVFIAGQVAWDAEGSTVGEGDLAAQVEQCYLNIGTALAEAGGSFDDVAKLTFYVVDWTPDKMPPLLEGISRAAAKLGTTPAPPATLLGVAALDVPDHLVEIEATAVLD; encoded by the coding sequence ATGGCCATCACCCTGGTGAACCCCAGCGGATTGCCCGAGATCGATGTCTACCGGCAGGTGTCGATCGCAACTGGGTCGAAGCTGGTCTTCATCGCCGGGCAGGTCGCCTGGGACGCCGAGGGAAGCACGGTCGGCGAAGGCGACCTCGCCGCGCAGGTCGAGCAGTGCTACCTCAACATCGGCACCGCCCTGGCCGAGGCCGGCGGCTCCTTCGACGACGTGGCAAAACTGACCTTCTACGTTGTCGACTGGACTCCCGACAAGATGCCCCCGCTCCTGGAGGGGATCTCCCGGGCGGCCGCGAAGCTGGGAACCACCCCGGCCCCGCCGGCCACGCTGCTGGGTGTCGCTGCACTGGACGTTCCCGACCATCTGGTCGAGATCGAAGCCACCGCGGTCCTCGACTGA
- a CDS encoding winged helix-turn-helix transcriptional regulator has product MVTEQVEGRSGEADLRRADSLAREIFSDVANKWAFLIIETLGERTLRFSELRNEIEGISHKMLTQNLRMLERNGLVERSVHPTVPPRVEYTLTEPGQGLRATVDGMCDWTHRYFGHIEAARHRFDA; this is encoded by the coding sequence ATGGTGACCGAGCAGGTCGAGGGCCGATCCGGGGAAGCGGACCTCAGGCGCGCGGACTCATTGGCGCGAGAGATTTTCTCCGACGTCGCCAACAAGTGGGCGTTCCTGATCATAGAGACTCTCGGTGAACGCACCCTGCGGTTCAGTGAGCTGCGGAACGAGATCGAGGGCATCAGCCACAAGATGCTTACTCAGAACCTGCGCATGCTGGAGCGCAACGGCCTGGTCGAGCGCAGCGTGCACCCCACCGTCCCGCCGCGTGTCGAATACACCCTCACCGAGCCGGGCCAGGGCCTACGCGCAACCGTCGACGGAATGTGCGACTGGACCCACCGGTACTTCGGTCACATCGAGGCCGCCCGCCACCGCTTCGACGCCTGA
- a CDS encoding trimeric intracellular cation channel family protein, whose translation MHELAGDIQYPLDLAGVFAFAVHGALIATRKDFDFFGTLLLAESAGVGGGLFRDLVLRVQPVAFTDLGCATAPFLATLLVFFSSRAQSWKLGWHVADAGALGMFCVTGTVKALDHGLNSPASAAIGVTTAVGGGVACSVLAREIPSSLAWDRDLYVVPALLGSGLVTLLHATSTLRVATAVAAGLLAFALRLSAVRLGWRTPRSAQWRRVGATSESASLPDGRREKTALSPADVRTAQHR comes from the coding sequence ATGCATGAGTTGGCGGGCGATATTCAGTATCCGCTCGATCTGGCCGGGGTCTTTGCCTTCGCCGTCCACGGGGCACTGATCGCCACACGCAAGGACTTCGACTTCTTCGGCACACTGCTGTTGGCCGAGTCCGCGGGTGTGGGCGGCGGCCTCTTCCGGGACCTGGTGCTGCGTGTCCAACCCGTCGCGTTCACCGACCTCGGCTGTGCAACCGCCCCTTTCCTGGCGACCCTGTTGGTGTTCTTCAGTTCCCGCGCGCAGTCCTGGAAGCTGGGCTGGCACGTGGCCGACGCGGGCGCGTTGGGCATGTTCTGCGTCACTGGCACCGTCAAAGCCCTGGATCATGGTCTGAATTCCCCGGCCTCCGCCGCGATCGGGGTGACAACGGCCGTGGGTGGCGGAGTCGCCTGCTCGGTGCTGGCACGTGAGATACCGTCGTCACTCGCCTGGGACCGCGATCTCTACGTTGTGCCCGCGCTGCTCGGATCCGGTCTGGTGACCTTGCTGCACGCCACTTCCACCCTCAGGGTGGCCACCGCGGTGGCGGCCGGGTTGCTCGCCTTCGCGCTACGGCTGTCGGCCGTGCGGCTGGGCTGGCGCACACCGAGGTCTGCGCAGTGGCGGCGTGTGGGCGCAACCTCGGAGTCCGCCTCGCTGCCGGACGGGCGGCGGGAGAAGACCGCCCTGTCGCCAGCCGACGTTCGAACGGCTCAGCACCGATAG